TTGATTCTGTTAGAATAATCGTCAATAAAGTATTCAGCCGCATTTTTTCTGGCATTATACACGGCCAATACCGACATGAGGATAATAATAGCTAAAAAAAGGTATTGGGTTTTTCGCATACCACATACCATATTGGAGTATTTTATGAAGTTATTGAAAATCTTAACTATAGCTTTCGTAATATATCAGATTTTCACCTCGTATGCTATATCCCAGATTAACTTTGGCACACTTTCTATTATCGATCCATCTGTCCTTGCTCAAAGAATGGCGCCCATAACGGTTTATCTTTCAAATTATCTGGATGATCAGATTTCTCTTAAATTGGGCCGGGATTACAAAGAGACCATGAATAAGCTTGTGAAAGGCGATCTTGATATCGGGTTCATCGGTCCTGCACCGTATGTTAAAATCAAGGACCATGTGGAAATCGTGGCGACTTTGGTTTCACAGGGGATACCCTTTTTTCACAGCGTAATCGTTGTCAGAAAAGACACCGACATCGCGAATCTGTTTGATTTAGCTGGAAAGAAATTTGCTTTCGGGTCCCCTTCTTCGACCCTCTCTTTTTACGTGCCTGCCTATATCCTTCATACGCACAAGGTGTTGTCAGAACTGGAAGACTATAATTTTTTAGGTAAACACGACAGGGTGGCTAAACATGTGATTTTGGGAAAGTATGATGCCGGCGGCATTAAGGAGAGCGTGTATTTTCAATATCAAAATTATCTTAAAATTCTGCATAAAAGCGATCCGTTTTATGATTTTGTGGTAGTGGTCCGCAAAGATTTTGATCCACGTTTGAAACGCCTGCTTGAAACCGCATTGCTAAACCTCAAAGACCCTTCTGTTTTGAGTGCTTTTAAGCCCGGGGCCACCGGATTCATTAAAGGGCAAGAATCTAACTATGAAGATATAGCGCTCATCATTGAGGCCGTTGACCGATTGTATCACAAGAAATGATGGTGTTGTAAAAAAAAGCTATTTTATTTAGCCTCGTTTGGATTTTTTACGGATTCATTAAGGTTATCTATATGTAGTTTTGCACGATCAAAATCGTAATTCTCCAATGCGCCGGCAACGGCACTCATTCTTTTTGCATATTGTTCCATTCCCGGCATTTTTTGCACATCCGCGACTAATTGTAATGCCCCGATATCGGATTCATCAATCATCGATTGCAACTTCTCAATGGCATGAACGGTCTTTTCCGGGATGAGAGAATCAGCGGTAGACGTTTCATCGATAGTGGGAGAGGTTTGAGCGATGGGGGGGGCTGTAAACTTAGCTATTTTATGCATAATCGGGGAAAGCGCTTGTACGATGTCATGAAGCAATTGGTCGATCTCTTGCTCGAGATGATGCGTGTTGCAGGCGGATTCAAGGGTCTCAGCTTTTTTCTTTATCCCATGGGCTCCGATATTGGCCGCGACACCTTTAAGTGTGTGCGCGCATCTCATGGGCGCCGTTTCATCTTTTTCCTGCCGGGCGGCATTAAACTGTTTTTCAAAGTCATGGTAACGATCATAAAATTTGCGTAATAGGTTCACATAGAGTTCCTGGTTGTCTTGCACCGTCTCCATGCCTGCCGCGATGTCTATTCCCGGGATGTTGCCTAAGTTTTTTTCCGTTGCCTTTGATGGTGTCGGCTGCATTGACATGGCTGGTTTGATCCATTTATCCAGCGCCTTGAAAAGTTCCTGGACCCGAATTGGCTTGCCGATGTGATCATTCATACCGGCAGCTAACGTTTTTTCCCGATCTCCTGCCATGACATTGGCGGTCATGGCAATGATGGGCAGATCTTTGAAGCGTTTGTCTTCCCGGATTTTTCTGGTGGCGGTGTAACCATCCATCACCGGCATCTGGCAGTCCATGAGTATTCCGTCAAAATGATCTTTTTCAAGCATTTCCAACGCGATCTGTCCGTTTTCGGCAATTTTGAAATCGATGCCATGATTGGTTAGTAAATCTGCAGCCACATCCTGATTGATATCATTGTCCTCCACGATCAGTACCCTGGCGGTTTTCAGCCGGGCTGTCGTCTCAATGATCTCGTGTTGCCGGCGCATCAATCGGCTTTCCCTGCGAACTTTCCCTTCTTTTATTTGTATGATGCTGTCGAACATGGTGGAGGGCATGACGGGTTTGTTCAAAACGGTTTTTATAATATCCACATCCTTGGCCTCATGCATGAGGTTTACATTGTTGTAGGCTGATAGCAATATAACCAAGGGTGCGTGTATACTGGATGCATTCGCCTGCATGGTGCGCGCGATTTCGATGCCGCTGGTAGTGGAAAAGCCGTAGTCGATAATCGCTATATCGTAAGGCCGGTTGTTATTTTGTTGTTTTAAAAATTGGGAAGTGGCTTCCGGTGACTCCGCCAAATCAGCGGTGAAACCAAAGCCTGTCAGCATTTCAAAAAAAATCGACCGCGCCGTGGCGTTGCCGTCCGCCACCAGGATATGTAATGGCGCCGCTTTTTTTATAGGGCAGAACCGTTGAGCGGCTTGGGGCTGTTTTTCAAAACAGGCGGTAAAGAAAAATGTACTGCCCGTCTCAGGCTCACTTTCCACCCATATCCTGCCACCCATCATTTCTGTTAATTTTTTTGAAATGGCCAGTCCCAGTCCGGCACCACCGTATTTCCGGGTAATGGACGTATCTGCCTGGCTGAAATGCTGGAAAAGTTTTTTCTGCTGCTTTTCAGTCATGCCGATGCCGGTATCGCGTATGGCAAATCGGAAGGTAACACTCTTTTCATTCTCTTTTGAAACGCTGACGCAGATAACAACTTCCCCCTTGGGTGTAAATTTTACGGCGTTATTCCCAAGGTTGACCAGAACCTGGCCAAGCCGAAGCGGGTCTCCCACAAGTGCTGTGGGCAGGGTGCAGGGTAGATCAAACATCAGTTGAAGTCCTGCTTCCTGGGCTTTTAACCCCACGACGTCGGCAATATGATCAAATACATCTTCCAGGAAAAAGTTGGTATGTTCCATATTCAGTTTGCCGGCTTCAATTTTGGAAAAATCCAGAATATCATTGAGAATGCCTAAAAGGTAGTCTGCCGAGTGGTGTACCTTATCGATATAGCCGCGTTGTTTTTCGTTAAGGTCTCCTTGCAGGGCCAGGTATGACAGACCGATAATCGCATTCATGGGTGTTCGGATTTCGTGGGACATATTGGCCAGAAAATCTGACTTTGCCCGGGTAGCCTCTTCCGCCGCCTCTTTGGCTTGCGCCAGTACTTTTTCCGTTTCTTTACGGGCGGTGATGTCTTCCATGATGCCGTCAATGGTGACCAATCGACCCTCGGCATCCAGAACGGCATGTTCGGAAACAAATAAAATTCGCTTGCTGCCATCCGTATGTATGTAAGAAAGCTCTATTTCGTGTGATGTCGAGTCATTTTGCAGGAACGCTCTGAAGGTCTCTTCTGCTTTTTTTCTTTCGCCGGGCAGCCAGTTGATGACATCCTGCCATCGTTGCCCCTGGACATGCTCCCTGCCTAAACCGAATACGGAACTTGCCCCTTCACTCATAAATAATATTTCACCGTCCGGTTTGTGACTGAAGACGACAAACCTGCCCCCGAGTTCTTCTACCAGGCGCTGGAATCTGGCCTGGCTTTCCCGGATTTCGTTTTCCATGGCTTTGCGATGTGTGATATCAATGATCCATCCTAAAATGGCCTGACTGCCTTCATCATCATAGTGGTGTGCGAATATCAGGACATCGATGACTTGTCCCTTCTTATTGCGGAACTGCGTTTCGAAATTTAATGCCACGCCCTCTTTGTTAAGTATATCAATCAGATGTCTTCTGCTTTGGCGATCAACATAAACGTCCATGGCCGTTTGACCAAATTCAAAGCCCATTTGAGCTATGCTTGGGTTGCTGAATTTCACAATACCATCAACGGTGATAACCACACCAACAGGGCTGGTGGTTAATATGTTTTTGAGCCGCTTCTGCTCTTTGGCAACAGCTTCCTCCACTTTGATACGTTCGGTTACATCACTCATTACGGCGACAAATATCGGTTCGCCATTGACAACATCCGTGTCGAGGGCAACTTCCATGGAAAATTGAGATCCATCCTTTCTCAGTGCCGGTACCACTGTCTGTTTGCCGATAATTTTGGCAATACCTGTTTCAAGGTAGTTACGAAGATACGTATCATGCTGGCTTTTGTACGGTTCGGGCATGAGTATGTTAATGCTTTTACCCAAAATTTCTTCTTTGGTATACCCGAATATTTTTTGAGCCGCCGGGCTGAATTCATTGATGAAGCCCCGGCCGTCAATAACCATGATGCCGTTAAAGGCCGTGTCAATAATTCCGCGCAGGTAGGCTGTGCGCGCTTCAACTTTATCCTCCAGCTCTTTTTTGGTTTTTTCAAGTTCCTGTCTGGCATGCTCAGCCTCGGAGATGTCTACAAATGTTTCAAGCAGCAGCATTCGGGTACCTTTGGTTATAAAAACGGCAGACTTCATAACCGGGATAATTGAGCCGTCTTTGAGTAAGAGCTTTCTTTTTGACATGTCTTTGGATTGTTTTAAATCCAATAGAGGACAATTGTTCACCTCGGACGGGCAGGTCAGTTTGTGGCACATATGGCCCACGACTTCATTTTTTGAATACCCTGTAATTTTTTGGGCATATTGATTGATGTCAACAATAATTTTGGTGTCCGGGTCAATCAATATCGCTCCCGCCTCTATGGAGTTGAACAACTGATTGAGAAACTTTTCGTTTCTTCTCACCTCTTCGGATTTGTCAAAAATTGCTTGTTTTGATCGGTTAATCCGTTCAACCATGCCGTTGATACAAACACTTAAGTCATGAATCTCGTCATTGCCTTTGATAAAGATGGGAGGCGCTTTTTTGGGGGTGGCTTCCTGTTGGGAAATTTGCTGCATGAGCAATTCCAGGCGTTTTAAAACTTTTTTGTGGAGTACAAAATAGCCCAAAAGACTGAACAGTAAAATTGCAGCGATAAAAATTGAAAAAAAGAGATTTGTTATGTTTTGACCTTGTTGGGCAAATATTGGATTTGTAACGACATTCATCAGCATTGAAGGGGTGCCTTTGATATCTAATATGGCCCCAAATCCTTCGCAATTTTGTTCGTCTTGATGTGCAATATACACCTTGGCTTTTATGGTCTTGGCCCATATATCCCTTTTTTCATACAAAGGTAGGAGGGAAATTTTTGAACCCAGCAATGAGGCGATTTCGTCTAATATTGCCTGGGATACAACACGGACAAACATGATGGTGCCCATGGGAGGCCCGGATGCGTTGCTGGTTAAGACCGGTCTTTTCGCGATCATTACCAGTTCACCGGTTTCAAAAGTGAGCATGCCTTTCTGTGTGTCCAGGCTTTTAGCCACAGATGGGTATTTCATTGAGATCTGCCGAAAAATTTTATCGGCAAGGGTTTTGTCAAACTGCCCTTCTTGATTAACGGCTTGCAGGTAAATGACATCCCTTTTAATGTTTTGAAACACCACACACATCAGGGATTGGTCTCGGAATGTATCAATGGGAAGGTTGGATTGGACATATTCCGGAGTTGGCGTTTGTACGAAATCATACGAATCATCCCAGTTGGACCAGTCGATCAACAGTTTGTCCAGATTCGCAAGTTTCAGATTCAGTGCGCGTCCGGCAGCATTCACCTGCAATCGTGTATGCTCATCCTCAAATGTTTGGAATCCTTTTTTGACGATAAACTCCGAGGCAAGCAATTGAAAAAGAATGAAAAAGGATATAATGATAAGAATAAACAATATGGAAAAGTTACGTAGCTTCACGATCCTCCCCGTTTTTAATCGGGATCGGCATTTAACTTGGCAAGTTCGATGATTTCATCTAAATGCGTAATAAACACGTCCACGACCTCGGGATCAAAATGTTTCCCCGATTCTTCTTTAATCACGGCCACAGCCTTTTCAAAGGGCCACGCTTTTTTATAGGGCCGTTTGCTGACAAGGGCATCAAATACATCCGCGACAGCGACGATGCGTCCTACAAGGGGAATCTTCTCGCCCTTAACGCCCCGGGGATAGCCCGTTCCGTCCCATTTTTCGTGGTGGGTCAACGCCACTGTCCGTGCCATATCCAAAAGCGGATTATCATGTTCGCCTATGATCCGGGCGCCGATTTCCGTGTGCTGCTCCATGATCGCTCTTTCCTGGGCATCCAGCTTTCCCGGCTTGCCCAGGATATTGTCCGGAATGCCGATTTTGCCGATATCGTGCATAGGAGATGCGTTTAATATCAACTCAACTTCTTTGTTACTCATACCCATGGCCGCTGCCATGACCTTGCAGTAATAACTCATACGAATGACATGCATGCCCGTTTCATTATCTTTGTATTCTGCCGCAAGGCCTAATCGGCGAATAATTTCAAGCCTGCTTTTGTTAAGCTCTTTTGTCCGTTCATGAACCAGATATTCCAGTGCCTTGTTCTGGTCGTACAATTTCAGGTGTGTTTTTACCCTTGCCAGGACAACCGGCGGGTTGACGGGTTTTGTGATATAATCAACAGCGCCCAGTTCAAATCCCCGGGCCTCATCCGTGACTTCATCCATTGCAGTCACAAATATGACAGGGATATTTTTGGTATGAAGATCACGCTTGAGGCGCATGCAGACTGCATAGCCGTCCATATCCGGCATCATGATGTCCAGCAGAATAATATCCGGTCTGAAACGCGATGCGATTTCCAGGGCTTTGGCTCCGCTGTTTGCTGCTTTCAGGTTGTAGTCGGCCAGTATATTGGTCAGGACCGTAATGTTGTCCGGGACATCATCCACAATTAAAATCGTAGGTTGATCAGCGCTTTTTGCCATGGTTGGTTCCCCAATGAAACTGTAATAATATATTAGTTTATTTTAACTAAGCCAATTGCACAATTAAAAATTGCTGATAGATTGATTTTGTTAACAGGATCGGCCTTTATCAATCTATAACGCCGGCCAGTTTTTTCATCAGGGTATCCGCTGAAAACGGTTTGATCAAAAAACCGTCAACACCCAATTCGACAGCCTGTGCCACTTGTGATGGTTTTGCCCCTCCTGAAATCATGATAAATGGAATATGCTTGAGGGTTTTGGATTGTTTAACATGTTTTAGTAATTCCAGCCCGTTGA
This window of the uncultured Desulfobacter sp. genome carries:
- the phnD gene encoding phosphate/phosphite/phosphonate ABC transporter substrate-binding protein; translated protein: MKLLKILTIAFVIYQIFTSYAISQINFGTLSIIDPSVLAQRMAPITVYLSNYLDDQISLKLGRDYKETMNKLVKGDLDIGFIGPAPYVKIKDHVEIVATLVSQGIPFFHSVIVVRKDTDIANLFDLAGKKFAFGSPSSTLSFYVPAYILHTHKVLSELEDYNFLGKHDRVAKHVILGKYDAGGIKESVYFQYQNYLKILHKSDPFYDFVVVVRKDFDPRLKRLLETALLNLKDPSVLSAFKPGATGFIKGQESNYEDIALIIEAVDRLYHKK
- a CDS encoding PAS domain S-box protein yields the protein MKLRNFSILFILIIISFFILFQLLASEFIVKKGFQTFEDEHTRLQVNAAGRALNLKLANLDKLLIDWSNWDDSYDFVQTPTPEYVQSNLPIDTFRDQSLMCVVFQNIKRDVIYLQAVNQEGQFDKTLADKIFRQISMKYPSVAKSLDTQKGMLTFETGELVMIAKRPVLTSNASGPPMGTIMFVRVVSQAILDEIASLLGSKISLLPLYEKRDIWAKTIKAKVYIAHQDEQNCEGFGAILDIKGTPSMLMNVVTNPIFAQQGQNITNLFFSIFIAAILLFSLLGYFVLHKKVLKRLELLMQQISQQEATPKKAPPIFIKGNDEIHDLSVCINGMVERINRSKQAIFDKSEEVRRNEKFLNQLFNSIEAGAILIDPDTKIIVDINQYAQKITGYSKNEVVGHMCHKLTCPSEVNNCPLLDLKQSKDMSKRKLLLKDGSIIPVMKSAVFITKGTRMLLLETFVDISEAEHARQELEKTKKELEDKVEARTAYLRGIIDTAFNGIMVIDGRGFINEFSPAAQKIFGYTKEEILGKSINILMPEPYKSQHDTYLRNYLETGIAKIIGKQTVVPALRKDGSQFSMEVALDTDVVNGEPIFVAVMSDVTERIKVEEAVAKEQKRLKNILTTSPVGVVITVDGIVKFSNPSIAQMGFEFGQTAMDVYVDRQSRRHLIDILNKEGVALNFETQFRNKKGQVIDVLIFAHHYDDEGSQAILGWIIDITHRKAMENEIRESQARFQRLVEELGGRFVVFSHKPDGEILFMSEGASSVFGLGREHVQGQRWQDVINWLPGERKKAEETFRAFLQNDSTSHEIELSYIHTDGSKRILFVSEHAVLDAEGRLVTIDGIMEDITARKETEKVLAQAKEAAEEATRAKSDFLANMSHEIRTPMNAIIGLSYLALQGDLNEKQRGYIDKVHHSADYLLGILNDILDFSKIEAGKLNMEHTNFFLEDVFDHIADVVGLKAQEAGLQLMFDLPCTLPTALVGDPLRLGQVLVNLGNNAVKFTPKGEVVICVSVSKENEKSVTFRFAIRDTGIGMTEKQQKKLFQHFSQADTSITRKYGGAGLGLAISKKLTEMMGGRIWVESEPETGSTFFFTACFEKQPQAAQRFCPIKKAAPLHILVADGNATARSIFFEMLTGFGFTADLAESPEATSQFLKQQNNNRPYDIAIIDYGFSTTSGIEIARTMQANASSIHAPLVILLSAYNNVNLMHEAKDVDIIKTVLNKPVMPSTMFDSIIQIKEGKVRRESRLMRRQHEIIETTARLKTARVLIVEDNDINQDVAADLLTNHGIDFKIAENGQIALEMLEKDHFDGILMDCQMPVMDGYTATRKIREDKRFKDLPIIAMTANVMAGDREKTLAAGMNDHIGKPIRVQELFKALDKWIKPAMSMQPTPSKATEKNLGNIPGIDIAAGMETVQDNQELYVNLLRKFYDRYHDFEKQFNAARQEKDETAPMRCAHTLKGVAANIGAHGIKKKAETLESACNTHHLEQEIDQLLHDIVQALSPIMHKIAKFTAPPIAQTSPTIDETSTADSLIPEKTVHAIEKLQSMIDESDIGALQLVADVQKMPGMEQYAKRMSAVAGALENYDFDRAKLHIDNLNESVKNPNEAK
- a CDS encoding two-component system response regulator, with amino-acid sequence MAKSADQPTILIVDDVPDNITVLTNILADYNLKAANSGAKALEIASRFRPDIILLDIMMPDMDGYAVCMRLKRDLHTKNIPVIFVTAMDEVTDEARGFELGAVDYITKPVNPPVVLARVKTHLKLYDQNKALEYLVHERTKELNKSRLEIIRRLGLAAEYKDNETGMHVIRMSYYCKVMAAAMGMSNKEVELILNASPMHDIGKIGIPDNILGKPGKLDAQERAIMEQHTEIGARIIGEHDNPLLDMARTVALTHHEKWDGTGYPRGVKGEKIPLVGRIVAVADVFDALVSKRPYKKAWPFEKAVAVIKEESGKHFDPEVVDVFITHLDEIIELAKLNADPD